In the genome of Halapricum salinum, one region contains:
- the queC gene encoding 7-cyano-7-deazaguanine synthase QueC: protein MTTTQGDSTDSAVVLVSGGMDSATAAFEAKHRGYDLYFLHTTYGQQTADKESECARELADYMDVTDFLHIETDHLARIGASSLTDENIDVEEVDLDSDEIPSSYVPFRNSNLLSMATSYAEANDCGAIFIGAHSEDYSGYPDCRPEFFDAFQQIIDIGTKPETSIDLVAPFVDWTKTEIAERGLNLGVPYELTWSCYRNEEPACGTCDACAYRLKAFQDVGMKDPIRYRERPSYSD, encoded by the coding sequence ATGACGACTACTCAAGGAGATAGCACGGATAGCGCGGTTGTCCTTGTATCGGGCGGGATGGATAGTGCGACTGCAGCTTTTGAGGCGAAGCACAGGGGATATGACTTGTACTTCCTCCACACAACCTACGGCCAACAAACAGCGGACAAAGAGTCAGAGTGTGCCCGAGAATTGGCCGACTATATGGATGTCACGGACTTCCTTCACATCGAAACAGACCACTTAGCTCGGATCGGTGCTTCCAGCCTTACTGACGAGAACATCGATGTGGAAGAAGTCGATCTCGATAGCGATGAGATACCGTCAAGCTACGTTCCGTTCCGGAACTCGAACCTGCTATCAATGGCCACGTCGTACGCTGAAGCAAACGACTGTGGGGCCATCTTTATTGGTGCACACAGCGAGGATTACTCCGGTTACCCGGATTGCCGCCCGGAATTCTTTGATGCGTTCCAGCAGATTATAGATATCGGGACGAAACCAGAGACGTCAATCGATTTGGTGGCACCGTTCGTGGATTGGACGAAAACAGAGATTGCGGAGCGTGGTCTAAATCTCGGTGTTCCGTACGAGCTTACGTGGAGCTGTTACCGCAATGAGGAACCAGCCTGTGGTACTTGCGATGCATGTGCCTACCGACTCAAAGCATTCCAAGACGTAGGAATGAAGGATCCGATTAGATATCGAGAGCGCCCTAGCTACAGTGACTGA
- a CDS encoding DEAD/DEAH box helicase, with protein sequence MKYFDRNSNASRIPDDIRPLIRGFLSNTQIFDADQDNPPYITDGVKYTQRPQDRRATSKYTGDDQFVADIIELFDFKPLDFQVESWQLIRDLDADRRSSNNSRGAIFSAPTGFGKTEAFLGPLYQLLAEDQQDLAIVVYPSRALLQDQLGRILEHLYNLRTEHDTSLSVGVWTSNTPYTSSEVERKDAFFANQHGTRRFKLADCWCGDDETHSFTYQGGSSTYRLVCENNDAHSFSDREVLLNRTDIKNQPGPDILLTTLESLELFSLKPNYNIIDRADTIVFDEVHLYTGLRGAHTANIAQNIEAITDHSLLWLGSSATVDDPQRFATDLFPVPSGRVESVAPPDSDFRTDHEDKEHYYFLKTSEEGPGVSSMAIQQLMLLGHSLLNSETGERGKILSFIDSISQVNQKRAQLEDADRANELWRYHRTGSDYSNWDRVAKEMDCDFIESSLRFESVYSDAGFDAAATAESDLLLSTSFLEVGIDVGEITIVTQYRTPWDLSSFIQRAGRAARKEDTDSHIVVFLSDLTQDANMFYRADRFLGSEIRTPLKTDNHVIAWIHDQFEKFYETSTAVSKEWFSGSIDRKEEFLEQFLCSELGYKQYYEFITEPAAVLRREFGIDVSESQLPALHGEEPVETVDQVLSELREDVTQPEISDLIEDQVGQSMQREDLARSLVSEIRTDFLEFCSQRQVLIDEIEDSDVSTEEKVKSQLDALESTLEELRTSVTNLAETPPTEQVEALDDLIPDLYGITSDVERLRRVVDREYVSVNLPELPTSVDQVVDRVDTASRAIESEELDKTATKRKQIYYLRQTLTQLGEYNSIEQNDKSLYYVKHLLRGAYYYDRFLKVDHRSLEGTVWYVPPNYFQDAGKYFTVFYGEDDESGDEQSIDKLVQTYAPYRSEYQQEAGHLQAYLPETIADDDGVRFSFEDVPGDRRDGMITPDSITLDDIEDLSGGRALNIVRYCPECFQILKEDRCLRHNDRAFGKIHSNPEVETRLEGRQEEATRGRATLADITGKVTLTGVSLEITPARPVGDENEFIFTGEDRISQEITTGNRPLGFSLDTRGLIFDLSDFVSDIDEETKKRVRRYKSLNELSLNEVARHTAAHCFTQLVADIGGVNPSMLFYGIDHEADEVYVFERSQGGQGIVDLVYEDLQTDPGTALNALTHICYNPQVINERLWASEGFVERIPEDPDEHTVREVVRDMDETPIFPDVADLIVDEVLSSIDRARQLSSEEGISTETAYRIKQTVSKEQVAGNNEFPADAVRKMPHDVGDLDRVKSLFFSPDIDGCVENLHLAECISAHDQSESLSYVLLESLREMLIERVPSEDAASQMIEREMLPGGEIDGTSIFFTL encoded by the coding sequence ATGAAGTACTTTGATCGGAACTCGAATGCCTCACGAATCCCTGATGATATCCGACCGCTGATTCGCGGTTTTCTCTCAAACACCCAGATATTCGATGCTGACCAAGACAATCCTCCTTACATCACGGATGGTGTCAAGTACACACAGAGGCCACAGGATCGACGAGCCACGAGTAAATACACTGGTGACGATCAGTTCGTTGCTGACATCATCGAACTCTTCGATTTCAAGCCACTCGACTTTCAGGTCGAAAGCTGGCAACTGATCCGCGACCTCGATGCGGATCGACGGTCATCCAACAACTCGCGTGGCGCGATTTTCTCGGCACCCACAGGCTTTGGAAAGACAGAAGCGTTTCTCGGCCCACTCTATCAGCTGTTAGCAGAAGATCAACAGGACTTGGCAATCGTCGTCTATCCGAGTCGGGCTCTCCTACAGGACCAACTCGGACGGATTCTAGAACACTTGTACAACCTTAGAACAGAGCACGACACTAGCCTTTCTGTTGGGGTATGGACCAGCAACACACCGTATACGTCATCAGAGGTTGAAAGGAAAGACGCATTTTTTGCTAATCAGCATGGCACGCGTCGATTCAAGCTCGCCGATTGCTGGTGTGGAGACGACGAAACTCACTCATTCACCTACCAAGGAGGAAGTTCGACTTACCGCCTGGTTTGCGAGAACAATGATGCACACTCCTTCTCTGATCGGGAGGTCCTGCTTAATCGGACTGATATCAAAAATCAGCCTGGACCGGACATTCTTCTGACGACGTTAGAATCTCTGGAGCTATTCTCACTCAAACCGAACTACAACATCATTGACCGGGCCGATACGATTGTATTCGACGAAGTCCACCTGTACACCGGGCTCAGAGGAGCACATACTGCAAATATAGCACAAAATATCGAGGCGATAACGGACCATTCGCTGCTCTGGCTAGGCTCAAGCGCGACGGTCGATGATCCACAGCGATTTGCTACTGATCTCTTTCCCGTTCCAAGTGGACGAGTTGAATCAGTCGCGCCGCCTGACTCCGATTTCCGAACGGACCACGAGGACAAGGAGCACTACTACTTCCTCAAAACGTCGGAGGAAGGTCCTGGGGTCTCATCGATGGCCATCCAGCAGTTGATGTTGCTTGGACATAGCCTCTTGAACAGCGAGACCGGTGAGCGCGGGAAAATCCTCTCATTCATCGACAGTATAAGCCAAGTGAACCAAAAGAGGGCGCAACTGGAGGACGCTGATCGAGCAAACGAACTCTGGCGGTATCACAGAACTGGAAGCGATTACTCTAACTGGGATCGGGTAGCTAAGGAGATGGACTGCGACTTCATTGAATCTTCACTTCGCTTCGAATCTGTCTACTCAGACGCTGGGTTCGACGCTGCTGCAACAGCCGAGAGCGACCTGCTGCTCTCGACGAGCTTCCTTGAGGTCGGGATTGACGTCGGTGAGATCACTATCGTCACGCAGTATCGGACGCCGTGGGATCTGTCGTCATTCATTCAGCGTGCGGGACGAGCAGCGCGGAAGGAAGACACCGACTCACACATTGTCGTATTCCTCTCGGATCTCACTCAGGACGCGAATATGTTCTATCGTGCCGACCGTTTCCTCGGGTCTGAAATCCGAACGCCATTGAAGACGGATAATCACGTGATTGCCTGGATCCACGACCAGTTCGAGAAGTTCTACGAAACATCAACAGCTGTCTCGAAAGAGTGGTTCTCTGGGTCAATTGACCGGAAGGAAGAGTTCCTCGAACAGTTCCTTTGTTCAGAACTGGGCTACAAACAGTACTACGAGTTCATCACGGAACCTGCAGCTGTATTGCGCCGAGAGTTCGGAATTGACGTGAGTGAGAGTCAGCTCCCTGCATTACATGGAGAGGAGCCGGTTGAGACTGTAGATCAGGTTCTGTCCGAGCTTAGGGAGGACGTGACACAGCCTGAGATTTCAGATCTCATCGAGGATCAGGTTGGGCAGTCTATGCAAAGAGAAGACTTGGCTCGGTCTCTAGTCTCAGAGATAAGAACTGATTTCTTGGAATTCTGTAGCCAGCGACAAGTGCTAATCGACGAAATCGAAGATTCCGATGTCAGTACCGAAGAGAAGGTCAAATCACAGCTCGATGCCTTGGAATCAACTCTAGAAGAGCTTCGAACCTCCGTCACAAACCTCGCTGAAACTCCGCCTACTGAACAAGTCGAAGCATTAGACGATCTGATCCCTGATCTCTACGGGATAACGAGTGACGTCGAGAGACTCCGGCGTGTCGTTGACCGAGAATACGTGTCTGTTAACCTTCCAGAACTGCCGACGTCCGTTGATCAGGTGGTTGACCGCGTTGATACAGCCAGCCGCGCGATTGAAAGCGAGGAGCTCGATAAGACGGCAACGAAGCGTAAACAGATCTACTATCTCAGACAGACGCTGACTCAGCTCGGCGAATACAACTCTATTGAACAGAACGATAAGAGCCTGTACTACGTCAAGCATCTCCTTCGAGGGGCGTATTATTATGACCGGTTCCTGAAAGTTGACCACCGTTCGCTTGAAGGCACCGTCTGGTACGTTCCCCCGAACTACTTCCAAGACGCTGGGAAGTACTTCACGGTGTTCTATGGGGAGGACGATGAGAGTGGCGACGAACAGTCTATCGACAAACTCGTTCAGACCTATGCTCCGTACCGTAGCGAGTATCAACAAGAAGCAGGTCATTTGCAAGCCTACCTACCCGAAACCATTGCTGATGATGACGGGGTCAGATTCTCCTTTGAGGACGTCCCCGGTGACCGGCGCGACGGCATGATTACTCCGGACTCTATCACTCTTGACGATATAGAAGATCTCAGCGGCGGTCGCGCTCTGAATATCGTCAGGTACTGTCCCGAGTGTTTCCAGATTCTTAAAGAGGATCGGTGCTTACGTCATAACGATAGAGCGTTCGGAAAAATCCATTCTAACCCGGAAGTAGAGACTAGACTTGAAGGGCGTCAAGAGGAAGCGACACGGGGGAGAGCAACCCTCGCTGACATTACTGGGAAAGTAACTCTCACGGGAGTATCCCTTGAAATCACACCGGCACGACCCGTTGGTGATGAAAATGAGTTCATATTCACCGGCGAGGATCGGATTTCTCAGGAAATCACGACCGGGAATCGGCCCTTGGGTTTCTCGCTCGATACCCGAGGGTTGATTTTCGACCTGAGCGACTTCGTGTCCGACATTGACGAAGAGACTAAGAAACGAGTACGTCGCTACAAGTCGCTGAATGAGTTATCACTCAATGAAGTGGCTCGGCATACAGCGGCGCACTGTTTCACCCAGTTGGTCGCCGATATTGGCGGAGTCAATCCAAGTATGCTCTTCTACGGGATTGATCACGAAGCCGACGAGGTGTATGTGTTTGAGCGGTCTCAGGGTGGCCAAGGCATCGTTGATCTGGTTTACGAAGACCTCCAGACCGATCCGGGTACGGCACTAAACGCGCTGACCCATATCTGCTATAATCCACAGGTCATCAACGAGAGACTCTGGGCGTCGGAGGGTTTCGTGGAACGAATACCGGAAGACCCAGACGAACACACCGTTCGAGAAGTCGTCCGTGATATGGATGAAACTCCGATCTTCCCCGATGTCGCCGATCTGATCGTGGATGAAGTGCTCTCCTCGATTGATCGAGCTAGGCAGCTTTCGAGTGAGGAAGGCATCTCAACCGAAACGGCATACCGAATCAAACAGACCGTCTCAAAAGAGCAGGTAGCGGGCAACAATGAATTCCCTGCTGATGCGGTCAGAAAAATGCCACACGATGTTGGAGACCTTGATCGGGTGAAATCCCTGTTTTTCTCTCCGGATATCGACGGTTGTGTCGAGAATCTACACTTAGCGGAGTGCATATCGGCACACGACCAGTCGGAAAGCTTGAGCTACGTCTTGCTTGAAAGTCTCCGAGAGATGCTGATCGAAAGAGTTCCCTCCGAAGATGCCGCGTCTCAAATGATCGAGCGAGAGATGCTTCCAGGAGGTGAGATCGATGGTACGAGCATTTTCTTTACCCTCTAG
- a CDS encoding ATP-binding protein, whose product MSSSEEIPGGPLWCPHFQKIDERTLRQLFSKVAAVRSENRELFDFTHRRIEVFRGTSTEDTEKWGEERVYQLFSEDELGNFVVVIEGEVGTGKSELCAYLSHQLNDDGRPILHIDKDDDLMSILSERIPEFYQEHFEERLPGASEFKQLRDDITNNPQTVANNATSGALLNLGRQGYETTHTREDEEAIRDFIQEKLQLLVERGEYAREIKFITEGEYKQQEELRVFPDQVSADEAVESFNKELWREIRDRYDTASLDDVLEYVGSQFEDTRPVIVFEDFAIASMEAERLRNYMERDKPDDNWDFIVAGTRDSTEVLHTRTAEDRFEFFQTNKRHSKNVLFLDEPSAVDFARPYLGYIKAHDDSVRYDRENGDFELLPAPDGSLCAECGFCDEAFRDLFPFNQAFLRRIYTGLDESQQSPREYIMEIFEVLEEWYEGHAKAPSSASSLRRLRNTVSAADEVYEEAEEFADLAKWYGRVEDDQITVDRRFAEAFHLLEDGAPAVVDVTDDGIIIPSAGVSPSEPEIQSEQTEEDDEESSSTDQTTTPEKSRVEKLIEKHNGLVDSWLENPEEYAKTNRFIRQGLRDAIEHLTDGFKLYEGTKLEYRLSSQKDPFVYVESDDSPEIDQILLDRRDFRRSDLRKILKYGIRRVEEPRSADVDSLLTECGTQLMYYALQWRQMLIEEYLNGEKVFYKGSADYDFTDFVLATYVHLVMLDSPWRNIDATAINERFSEDDAFSVDPHLEEQITEILSQEEYDHIKTAMDSADHIEAMVGKLLGVSGGSLDVPKIRRRLGRNPPYEVLDMLGRQYIAEIDSRVRFGQEAYVRSIADTMYDVRQALEEVADHGYDRELIEEINSEFSTLNMTRVSELVSNLRTYDNVNPDLQQELTKFVDFSQADVDKAVEAADTADTLRMENTQDQIQAALISLKLAATPVVKRFRSVPIDGASSNGGHRGGLGERFKEVSDHYVS is encoded by the coding sequence ATGAGTTCTTCTGAAGAGATACCGGGAGGGCCGCTCTGGTGTCCACATTTCCAGAAGATCGATGAACGAACCCTGAGACAACTCTTCAGTAAGGTCGCAGCAGTACGATCCGAAAATCGAGAGCTCTTCGATTTCACTCACCGTAGAATCGAAGTTTTCCGTGGGACGAGCACAGAAGACACTGAAAAGTGGGGTGAAGAGAGGGTCTATCAGCTCTTTTCCGAGGATGAACTCGGGAACTTCGTTGTTGTCATCGAAGGTGAAGTAGGGACGGGTAAATCCGAACTATGCGCGTATCTCTCCCATCAACTGAACGACGACGGTCGTCCCATCCTCCATATCGACAAAGATGACGACCTCATGTCTATTCTCTCGGAACGTATTCCGGAGTTCTATCAGGAGCACTTTGAGGAGCGTCTCCCAGGAGCGTCTGAATTCAAACAGCTCAGGGACGATATCACGAACAACCCCCAGACTGTCGCTAACAACGCTACTTCAGGTGCACTACTGAACCTGGGTAGACAGGGCTACGAGACTACCCACACAAGAGAAGACGAGGAAGCCATTCGGGATTTCATCCAGGAAAAGCTACAGCTCCTCGTTGAACGCGGGGAGTACGCTCGTGAGATCAAATTCATCACAGAGGGCGAGTACAAACAACAAGAAGAACTCCGCGTCTTCCCCGATCAGGTCTCTGCTGATGAGGCGGTCGAATCCTTTAATAAGGAGTTGTGGCGCGAAATCCGCGACAGGTACGACACCGCGTCGTTAGACGACGTGCTCGAATACGTCGGCAGTCAGTTCGAGGACACCCGGCCAGTCATCGTTTTCGAGGACTTCGCAATAGCCTCGATGGAGGCCGAGCGGCTCCGTAACTACATGGAGCGAGATAAACCGGATGACAACTGGGATTTCATCGTCGCGGGAACGCGAGACTCCACGGAAGTGCTCCATACGCGGACGGCCGAGGATCGATTCGAGTTCTTCCAAACGAACAAACGGCACTCGAAGAACGTTCTATTCCTCGACGAGCCGTCTGCTGTTGACTTCGCCCGTCCATATCTCGGCTATATCAAAGCCCACGACGATAGCGTTCGATACGATAGAGAGAATGGCGACTTCGAACTGCTGCCCGCACCGGACGGATCACTCTGTGCAGAGTGTGGCTTCTGCGACGAAGCGTTCCGTGACCTGTTCCCGTTTAACCAAGCCTTCCTTCGCCGAATCTACACGGGCTTAGACGAAAGTCAGCAGTCACCGCGAGAGTATATTATGGAGATCTTCGAAGTTCTGGAAGAGTGGTATGAAGGTCATGCCAAAGCACCCTCAAGCGCAAGCTCCCTCCGACGGCTTCGGAATACCGTATCCGCGGCAGACGAAGTGTACGAAGAGGCCGAAGAGTTTGCGGACTTAGCGAAATGGTATGGTCGCGTTGAAGATGATCAAATCACGGTTGATCGGCGCTTTGCGGAAGCGTTCCACCTTCTAGAAGACGGGGCCCCTGCCGTTGTCGATGTAACCGATGACGGTATCATCATTCCCAGTGCGGGGGTTTCCCCCTCTGAGCCGGAAATACAGAGCGAACAGACGGAAGAAGACGACGAGGAGTCGTCGAGTACCGACCAAACAACGACACCGGAGAAGAGTCGTGTCGAGAAGCTAATCGAGAAACACAACGGCTTAGTGGATTCTTGGCTCGAAAATCCAGAAGAATACGCTAAGACAAACCGCTTCATCCGACAGGGGCTCAGGGATGCTATCGAACATCTCACGGACGGGTTCAAACTTTACGAAGGAACCAAACTTGAATATCGGCTTAGCAGTCAGAAGGATCCATTCGTCTACGTTGAGAGTGATGACTCACCGGAAATAGATCAGATTCTGCTTGACAGACGTGACTTCAGAAGATCTGACCTCCGGAAGATACTCAAATACGGAATCCGCCGGGTAGAGGAACCGCGGAGTGCTGACGTTGATTCGCTTCTCACAGAGTGTGGGACTCAGTTGATGTACTACGCCCTACAGTGGCGTCAAATGCTGATTGAGGAATATCTTAACGGGGAGAAGGTGTTCTACAAAGGGAGTGCAGATTATGACTTCACGGACTTCGTCTTAGCTACATACGTTCATCTGGTGATGCTTGACTCTCCGTGGCGCAACATCGATGCGACCGCGATTAATGAACGCTTCAGTGAGGACGACGCTTTCTCGGTTGATCCGCATCTCGAAGAACAGATTACTGAGATCCTCTCGCAGGAAGAGTACGACCACATCAAGACAGCGATGGACTCCGCCGATCACATCGAAGCTATGGTGGGAAAACTACTGGGCGTCTCCGGGGGCAGTCTAGACGTTCCGAAGATCCGGAGACGGCTGGGTCGGAACCCGCCGTACGAGGTTCTCGACATGCTCGGTCGGCAATACATCGCAGAGATAGATAGCCGCGTTCGATTCGGACAGGAGGCTTATGTCCGGTCGATTGCGGATACGATGTACGACGTACGCCAAGCTCTCGAAGAGGTAGCGGACCACGGCTACGACCGTGAACTGATAGAGGAGATCAACTCGGAATTCTCCACGCTCAATATGACCCGAGTTTCCGAACTCGTGTCTAATCTCAGAACCTATGATAACGTGAATCCAGATCTCCAACAGGAGCTAACGAAGTTCGTTGACTTCTCTCAAGCAGATGTCGATAAGGCTGTTGAGGCCGCTGATACTGCCGATACTCTCCGTATGGAAAACACCCAAGATCAGATTCAGGCAGCACTGATCTCTCTGAAGTTGGCAGCCACACCAGTCGTGAAACGGTTCCGTTCTGTTCCAATCGATGGTGCGAGCAGTAACGGTGGACACAGGGGAGGTCTCGGTGAGCGGTTCAAGGAGGTGAGCGATCACTATGTCAGCTAA